The nucleotide window GAAATCACCCGGATCGGTGAACGGCGGCCTCCCGAGGAGGATCTCCGCGGCCAGCCGGCCGCTCCCCGCCCCGAGGGTTACCCCCTGCCCGCCGTGGCCACCGGCCACGAAGAACCCCTCGACGCCCGGCAGCCACCCGATGAGCGGCCTCCCGTCCGGGCTGGTGGGCCGCACGCCGGACCACGCCGCCACCAGGGGGACGCCGGCCAGGGCCGGCACCAGGGCGGCGGCTCCCCGGGCGATCTCGGTG belongs to Actinomycetota bacterium and includes:
- a CDS encoding FAD-binding oxidoreductase produces the protein TEIARGAAALVPALAGVPLVAAWSGVRPTSPDGRPLIGWLPGVEGFFVAGGHGGQGVTLGAGSGRLAAEILLGRPPFTDPGDFSPARFLPT